One genomic window of bacterium includes the following:
- a CDS encoding AbrB/MazE/SpoVT family DNA-binding domain-containing protein produces the protein MIATVTTKGQVTIPKSIRDRLRIKANDRIDFAIEEGRAVLVPVRTLKDLRGAVPAKAGFSSDRERRSAKAAAGKRVRAELA, from the coding sequence ATGATCGCCACGGTAACGACAAAGGGACAGGTCACGATCCCCAAGAGCATCCGCGATCGGCTGCGAATCAAGGCCAACGATCGCATTGACTTCGCCATCGAGGAGGGACGAGCCGTCCTCGTGCCGGTGCGCACCCTCAAGGACCTGCGGGGCGCCGTTCCGGCCAAGGCGGGCTTTTCCTCCGACCGTGAGCGCCGGAGCGCCAAGGCAGCGGCCGGGAAGCGGGTCCGCGCCGAGCTGGCATGA
- a CDS encoding HlyD family secretion protein, which produces MSESSQAPQGSPAPPPAPASRRRMIGFAVIAVVGVGVLAGRAAYQRYTHTHIATDDAYVQGTIYTVAPRIAGTVTRVVPDNNQRVRAGEVIVEIDPDMAGTRLKEAETARQVETAKGAEIEAQAAGARSRIKAAEAALARVVAQRAELEAAVAVRQADVRAREAQLEQAQLDLGRAENLLAKKVAPQDRYDKARTAAESARAALAAAQEQQRQAEVVLANHKTAVAQARAAVEVEKDALAQTLAARGTHAEQVRGRDVQVELAQLNLGYTKIAAPADGYVTRKSVEVGNQVQAGQPLMAVVSLADLYVVANYKETQLHSIRPGQRARLRVDALPGREFTGRVDSIMAGTGAAFSLFPPENASGNYVKVVQRIPVKIVLDPKQPGADLLRVGMSVEPTILNED; this is translated from the coding sequence ATGAGTGAGTCCTCGCAGGCGCCGCAGGGGTCGCCGGCGCCGCCGCCCGCGCCGGCGAGCAGGCGCCGCATGATCGGGTTTGCGGTGATCGCGGTCGTCGGCGTGGGCGTCCTGGCGGGCCGGGCCGCCTACCAGCGCTACACGCACACGCACATCGCCACGGACGACGCGTACGTCCAGGGGACCATCTACACCGTCGCCCCGCGCATCGCGGGCACGGTGACGCGGGTGGTGCCCGACAACAACCAGCGCGTGCGGGCCGGGGAGGTCATCGTCGAGATCGATCCGGACATGGCCGGCACGAGGCTCAAGGAGGCCGAGACCGCGCGGCAGGTCGAGACGGCCAAGGGCGCCGAGATCGAGGCGCAGGCGGCCGGGGCGCGCTCGCGCATCAAGGCGGCGGAGGCCGCGCTCGCGCGCGTGGTCGCGCAGCGCGCCGAGCTGGAGGCCGCGGTGGCCGTGCGCCAGGCCGACGTGCGGGCCCGCGAGGCGCAGCTCGAGCAGGCGCAGCTCGACCTCGGGCGCGCCGAGAACCTGCTCGCGAAGAAGGTCGCGCCCCAGGACCGCTACGACAAGGCGCGGACGGCGGCCGAGAGCGCGCGGGCGGCGCTCGCCGCCGCCCAGGAGCAGCAGCGGCAGGCCGAGGTGGTGCTCGCCAACCACAAGACGGCCGTGGCGCAGGCGCGCGCCGCGGTCGAGGTCGAGAAGGACGCGCTGGCGCAGACGCTGGCGGCGCGGGGCACGCACGCGGAGCAGGTGCGCGGGCGCGACGTGCAGGTCGAGCTGGCGCAGCTGAACCTGGGCTACACGAAGATCGCCGCGCCGGCCGACGGCTACGTGACGAGGAAGTCCGTCGAGGTCGGCAACCAGGTCCAGGCGGGCCAGCCGCTGATGGCGGTGGTCTCGCTCGCGGACCTCTACGTGGTGGCGAACTACAAGGAGACGCAGCTGCACTCGATCCGGCCCGGCCAGCGGGCCCGCCTGCGCGTCGACGCGCTTCCCGGCCGCGAGTTCACCGGGCGGGTCGACAGCATCATGGCCGGGACCGGCGCCGCCTTCTCGCTCTTCCCGCCGGAGAACGCCAGCGGCAACTACGTCAAGGTCGTGCAGCGCATCCCGGTCAAGATCGTCCTCGACCCGAAGCAGCCCGGCGCGGACCTCCTGCGCGTCGGCATGTCGGTCGAGCCGACGATCCTGAACGAGGACTGA
- a CDS encoding TIGR02266 family protein: MSAHDLRGGIDVQRTNRRLSNRIFTRVRLLYGREKPDADGYALNISSEGMFISATRLHTPGTRLLIRMLPVGAAAIEMGGVVRWGLQVPARLAAIVKPGIGVLLSSPPKAYVDFFSALAASKVQRTYPRMEVRLEVRYYHRQQFLKDYTENISQGGMFIATTEPFELGTQVRVELVIPDLATVLPITCRVAYVLRPEDAPAVDSTPGIGVEIVEMDPRTDETLRTYLQRIMRLYE; this comes from the coding sequence GTGTCGGCGCACGACCTCCGGGGGGGGATCGACGTGCAGAGAACGAACAGGCGGCTGTCGAACCGCATCTTCACGCGGGTGCGGCTGCTCTACGGCCGCGAGAAGCCGGACGCTGACGGCTACGCGCTGAACATCTCCTCGGAAGGGATGTTCATCTCGGCGACGCGCCTGCACACGCCCGGCACGCGCCTGCTCATTCGCATGCTGCCCGTCGGTGCGGCGGCAATCGAGATGGGCGGCGTCGTGCGCTGGGGGCTGCAGGTGCCGGCGCGGCTGGCGGCGATCGTCAAACCCGGGATAGGCGTGCTCCTCTCCTCGCCCCCGAAGGCCTACGTCGACTTCTTCTCGGCGCTCGCCGCCTCGAAGGTCCAGCGCACCTACCCGCGCATGGAGGTCCGCCTCGAGGTGCGCTACTACCACCGCCAGCAGTTCCTGAAGGACTACACGGAGAACATCAGCCAGGGCGGCATGTTCATCGCCACCACCGAGCCCTTCGAGCTTGGCACGCAGGTGCGCGTCGAGCTGGTGATCCCGGACCTGGCCACGGTGCTCCCGATCACCTGCCGCGTGGCCTACGTCCTGCGGCCGGAGGACGCCCCGGCCGTCGACAGCACGCCCGGGATCGGCGTGGAGATCGTGGAGATGGACCCGCGCACGGACGAGACGCTCCGCACCTACCTGCAGCGGATCATGCGGCTGTACGAGTGA
- a CDS encoding DHA2 family efflux MFS transporter permease subunit yields MSPHGPRNKWLIAFTVMLPTLIEIIDTSIVNVSLDHIRGSLSAGIEEATWAINAYLVANAIVIPMSGWLSRLFGRKNYQVGSIIVFTVSSFLCGSAWSLPSLIFFRVLQGMAGGGLVPVSQSILLEAFPPKQHGMAMAIFGVGAMVGPILGPIMGGWITDNWSWRWIFYINIPLGAFAVLMNLLVIQDPPWMQRTRMRIDYLGLVFLALGLGALQLVLDRGQQEDWFNSELIIGFALVSAFALAFLVVNELTDAQPIVNLRLFKDRTFATGCLVMFCLFFNLFGSIVLLPIYVQSLMGYSAYDAGMVLGPGGAMTLLTMPVVGKLVQKVNPKRILAVGILICSYTTWTMAHFNLQADFWTFVWPRVTLGLGMGFSFIPLTTLTLSHIPREKLGQATSMYNLLRNMGGSVGIAFVTTYLARRTQFHHARLAEHMTPFDPAYALAKAKAGAALAAQGLSPAGADGLIYGQLVRQARALAFNDTFTITAVMLLFVLILVALMQRAEAPPRPDAAH; encoded by the coding sequence ATGTCCCCTCACGGTCCGCGGAACAAATGGCTCATCGCGTTCACCGTGATGCTGCCGACGCTGATCGAGATCATCGACACCTCGATCGTCAACGTCTCGCTCGATCACATCCGCGGCTCGCTCTCGGCCGGCATCGAGGAGGCGACCTGGGCGATCAACGCCTACCTCGTCGCCAACGCGATCGTCATCCCGATGTCCGGCTGGCTCAGCCGGCTCTTCGGGCGCAAGAACTACCAGGTCGGCTCGATCATCGTCTTCACGGTCAGCTCGTTTCTCTGCGGCTCGGCCTGGAGCCTGCCGAGCCTGATCTTCTTCCGGGTGCTCCAGGGGATGGCCGGCGGCGGCCTGGTGCCGGTGAGCCAGTCGATCCTCCTCGAGGCCTTCCCGCCCAAGCAGCACGGCATGGCGATGGCGATCTTCGGCGTCGGCGCGATGGTCGGGCCGATCCTCGGGCCGATCATGGGCGGCTGGATCACCGACAACTGGTCCTGGCGCTGGATCTTCTACATCAACATCCCGCTCGGCGCGTTCGCGGTGCTCATGAACCTGCTCGTCATCCAGGACCCGCCGTGGATGCAGCGCACGCGCATGCGCATCGACTACCTCGGCCTCGTCTTCCTGGCGCTCGGGCTCGGCGCCCTGCAGCTCGTGCTCGATCGCGGCCAGCAGGAGGACTGGTTCAACTCCGAGCTGATCATCGGCTTCGCGCTGGTGTCGGCCTTCGCCCTGGCGTTCCTGGTCGTGAACGAGCTGACCGACGCCCAGCCGATCGTGAACCTGCGCCTCTTCAAGGACCGGACCTTCGCGACGGGATGCCTGGTCATGTTCTGCCTCTTCTTCAACCTCTTCGGGAGCATCGTGCTGCTGCCGATCTACGTCCAGAGCCTGATGGGCTACAGCGCCTACGACGCCGGCATGGTGCTTGGCCCCGGCGGCGCGATGACGCTGCTGACGATGCCGGTCGTCGGCAAGCTCGTGCAGAAGGTCAACCCGAAGCGGATCCTGGCCGTCGGCATCCTGATCTGCTCGTACACGACCTGGACCATGGCGCACTTCAACCTGCAGGCCGACTTCTGGACCTTCGTCTGGCCGCGGGTGACGCTCGGTCTCGGCATGGGCTTCTCGTTCATCCCGCTGACGACGCTGACGCTCTCGCACATCCCGCGCGAGAAGCTCGGGCAGGCGACCTCGATGTACAACCTGCTGCGCAACATGGGCGGCAGCGTCGGCATCGCCTTCGTGACCACGTACCTGGCGCGGCGGACGCAGTTCCACCACGCGCGCCTGGCCGAGCACATGACGCCGTTCGACCCGGCGTACGCGCTGGCGAAGGCGAAGGCGGGAGCGGCGCTCGCGGCGCAGGGGCTGTCGCCGGCCGGCGCCGACGGCCTGATCTACGGCCAGCTCGTGCGGCAGGCGCGCGCGCTGGCTTTCAACGACACCTTCACCATCACCGCCGTCATGCTGCTGTTCGTGCTGATCCTGGTCGCGCTGATGCAGCGCGCCGAGGCCCCGCCCCGCCCGGACGCGGCGCACTGA
- a CDS encoding type II toxin-antitoxin system VapC family toxin, giving the protein MKKAFLDTNILIRYLTNDDPAKAERVSRLLEEAAAGRLVLVTAEIVVAEMVWVLESSYGLGTAEIAPLVRGILATPGLEVVNGDLVTRALELYEGCNVDFVDGYIAALMEKRRIGDLYSFDKKHASRFRSVRRREP; this is encoded by the coding sequence ATGAAGAAGGCCTTTCTCGACACCAACATCCTCATCCGCTACCTGACGAACGACGACCCAGCAAAGGCCGAGCGGGTTTCACGCCTGCTCGAGGAGGCTGCCGCAGGTCGCCTCGTGCTGGTCACCGCCGAGATCGTGGTGGCGGAGATGGTCTGGGTCCTCGAGTCGTCGTACGGCCTCGGGACCGCGGAGATCGCGCCCCTGGTCAGGGGCATCCTCGCCACGCCCGGCCTCGAGGTCGTCAACGGCGACCTCGTGACCCGCGCGCTCGAACTCTACGAAGGGTGCAATGTCGATTTCGTCGACGGGTACATCGCCGCCCTCATGGAGAAGCGCCGCATCGGCGATCTCTATTCCTTCGACAAGAAGCACGCATCGCGATTCCGGTCCGTGCGAAGAAGGGAGCCGTGA
- a CDS encoding TolC family protein has protein sequence MAVGKEGHEEIAMEQTTAEAHRSATRARRKMAWGAVGFALLALPAAGARALSLAEGLAIVDRSGREVAIALAEEQVAASAPVQAATAWRPSVDLTASQTFLADQPAAIFGPNQVPTADKDFHAYALQVRQQVYDFGRTAATVRAAASAAEGTRFDTALARNRGALEFILAYVRLLRAQRLLAVQQEEVSRFEVHRGDAQAMLAAGTVTEIDVLAAEVRLADAVQKRLQAENQQALAAARVNTLLLRPLGQAVEPEEIAVAPGEAAPGLEEALAAAAGARIELRQLGTRVAAVEAGRTAVRSEYYPLVFLSGGYDFTQNEYQVHEGNWAVGAGVQMNLYAGGLTREKLRQKELELRVLERAREQLLDRVRLEVQDAWLSLGTARSRVAVTGKAVEQAKENLRLQRLRYGEGVGTSTDVLDAVGLVTTAELNQLDARYDVTGAQALLDFATGRDLVATWGAPRAPGEGGRP, from the coding sequence ATGGCGGTTGGCAAAGAGGGGCACGAGGAGATCGCGATGGAGCAGACGACCGCAGAGGCGCACCGGTCCGCAACCCGGGCGCGCAGGAAGATGGCGTGGGGCGCCGTGGGCTTCGCGCTGCTGGCACTGCCGGCCGCCGGAGCGCGCGCCCTGTCTCTCGCCGAAGGGCTGGCGATCGTCGACCGCTCCGGACGCGAGGTGGCGATCGCCCTGGCGGAGGAGCAGGTGGCGGCGTCCGCGCCGGTCCAGGCGGCCACGGCGTGGCGGCCGAGCGTGGACCTCACCGCCAGCCAGACCTTCCTCGCGGACCAGCCCGCCGCGATCTTCGGGCCGAACCAGGTCCCGACCGCCGACAAGGATTTCCACGCCTACGCCCTCCAGGTGCGCCAGCAGGTCTACGACTTCGGCAGGACGGCCGCCACCGTCCGCGCCGCGGCCAGCGCCGCCGAGGGCACGCGCTTCGACACGGCGCTCGCGCGCAACCGCGGCGCGCTGGAGTTCATCCTGGCGTACGTGCGGCTCCTGCGCGCGCAGCGGCTGCTCGCCGTGCAGCAGGAGGAGGTCTCGCGTTTCGAGGTGCACCGCGGCGACGCGCAGGCGATGCTCGCCGCGGGCACCGTCACGGAGATCGACGTGCTCGCGGCCGAGGTGCGCCTGGCCGACGCCGTGCAGAAGCGTCTGCAGGCCGAGAACCAGCAGGCGCTCGCCGCGGCGCGGGTGAACACGCTGCTGCTGCGCCCGCTGGGGCAGGCGGTGGAGCCCGAGGAGATCGCGGTCGCCCCCGGGGAAGCGGCGCCCGGCCTGGAGGAGGCGCTGGCCGCGGCCGCGGGCGCGCGGATCGAGCTGCGCCAGCTCGGGACCCGCGTCGCCGCGGTGGAGGCGGGCCGCACCGCGGTGCGCTCGGAGTACTACCCGCTCGTGTTCCTCTCCGGCGGCTACGACTTCACGCAGAACGAGTACCAGGTGCACGAGGGGAACTGGGCCGTCGGCGCGGGTGTGCAGATGAACCTCTACGCGGGCGGCCTGACCCGCGAGAAGCTGCGCCAGAAGGAGCTGGAGCTGCGGGTGCTCGAGCGCGCGCGCGAGCAGCTCCTCGACCGGGTGCGCCTCGAGGTGCAGGACGCGTGGCTCTCGCTCGGGACGGCGCGCTCGCGGGTCGCGGTCACCGGCAAGGCGGTGGAGCAGGCCAAGGAGAACCTGCGCCTGCAGCGCCTGCGCTACGGCGAGGGGGTCGGGACGTCGACGGACGTCCTCGACGCGGTCGGCCTCGTGACCACCGCCGAGCTCAACCAGCTCGACGCGCGATACGACGTGACCGGCGCCCAGGCGCTGCTGGACTTCGCCACGGGCAGGGACCTGGTGGCGACGTGGGGCGCGCCGCGCGCGCCGGGGGAGGGAGGTCGTCCATGA